From one Gammaproteobacteria bacterium genomic stretch:
- the purE gene encoding 5-(carboxyamino)imidazole ribonucleotide mutase, whose product MTTPFVAILMGSDSDLPVMQSTLDTLDQLQVPYEVKITSAHRTPDATHHYVSSADKRGCAVFIAAAGLAAHLAGVVASLTIKPVIGVPMDGGPLNGQDALLSTVMMPGGIPVATVAIGKAGAKNAAYLAAQILALGDSGLAERVKAERAANARSVIAKDAQLQQKLAAK is encoded by the coding sequence ATGACCACACCCTTCGTCGCCATTCTCATGGGTTCCGATTCCGATCTGCCCGTCATGCAGAGCACGCTCGACACCCTGGACCAGCTGCAGGTGCCTTATGAGGTGAAAATCACCTCCGCCCACCGCACCCCCGATGCCACGCACCATTACGTCTCCAGCGCCGATAAACGTGGCTGTGCGGTGTTCATCGCGGCGGCCGGGCTGGCGGCCCATCTGGCGGGCGTGGTGGCCTCCCTGACCATCAAGCCGGTGATCGGCGTACCCATGGATGGTGGCCCGCTCAACGGTCAGGATGCCCTGCTGTCCACGGTGATGATGCCCGGCGGTATCCCCGTCGCCACCGTGGCCATCGGCAAGGCCGGCGCCAAAAATGCCGCCTATCTGGCCGCCCAGATACTCGCCCTCGGCGACAGCGGACTGGCCGAGCGGGTGAAGGCCGAACGGGCGGCAAACGCCCGCAGCGTGATCGCCAAGGATGCCCAGCTACAACAGAAACTGGCGGCGAAGTAA
- a CDS encoding fused MFS/spermidine synthase: MQQVLVTRRLGLILISLYLVSGAAGLCYEILWTRMLSLQFGVSIFGVVATVTAYMAGLGAGSLIGAYWSRRTARPLRLFAWLELSIAIAALLIPMMFQFLDGQFSLLAGSMGYSGWLGLQIIVVTLVLMVPALAMGAGFPLVLSAVQNTKITLGGLYGINALGGAIGALLPLWLLPNLGWLSSLRAVAVLGCMVAVIALFLSWRHEASERVSDEPVIQRPAIKWLLIYAGVGGGALMLEIGWTRLFGMVMLRTEYVLAIILAVFLLGIGFGSLLARYLTQRIWFTLLPIIACGFAILSLWWLPVLSAWLEEGRFSSLSAALWLQGSAVVSLTLPVTLVLGAWLPLLAMRLGDRFQSGVWLYGANSLGAAGGALLAGFVLIPSIGSSATVATGAILLLVLGLSMAQAWTSRPVWGAVLVLGLAVLPVLEMPSISELLPQAYGDARLLKLNEDAISITHVVERPDGQRLLLADMRRMDASSDPTAVVVQMNQVRLPLLLHPEPHNVLFLGLGTGISAAASLAYPQLQRTAVELSLGAISAARNEFALVNRGVTESMRIVRDDARHFLQSNPERFDVIVGDLFHPDLVGRSALLSRQQFERARNHLAPGGVFVQWLALNQFDVNNLQVVLQTFRQAFPDAVIFVDAFRLAMVGVRDGEINSEQLLANMQRLSSVQQDEATGGEGTWTWLGRYWGHIPPLKTAIQDEWAPVIEYQLPGARYSGGLDLSQVLSWLVSVRPGIDAAARQLQVKGDHFPYFERAYAATELAHRSWLALLREQSAEGRRLLPLAYQANPRDRWVGFALADAVLLDRTAAQARGVSERQLLESVLKIRPDHVEALRGLWRLAEAAGNTAQAGHYRQRFAALSPLSIELHESP, encoded by the coding sequence ATGCAACAGGTTCTTGTTACACGTCGGCTCGGCCTTATCCTGATTTCGCTTTACCTGGTCTCTGGTGCGGCGGGTCTCTGTTATGAAATCCTCTGGACACGCATGTTGTCGTTGCAGTTTGGCGTCAGCATTTTTGGCGTGGTGGCTACCGTTACCGCCTACATGGCAGGCCTGGGGGCGGGCAGTCTGATAGGTGCATACTGGAGCCGTAGGACAGCGCGACCTTTACGTCTGTTCGCATGGCTGGAGCTGTCGATCGCCATCGCGGCACTGCTGATACCCATGATGTTTCAGTTTCTGGACGGACAATTTTCCCTGCTGGCCGGCAGCATGGGCTATTCGGGCTGGCTGGGCTTGCAGATTATTGTGGTGACCCTGGTATTGATGGTGCCCGCCCTGGCCATGGGGGCCGGTTTTCCATTGGTGCTCTCTGCGGTGCAGAATACGAAAATCACCCTGGGCGGACTGTATGGTATTAACGCACTAGGCGGGGCCATCGGCGCATTGTTGCCGCTGTGGTTGTTACCCAACCTGGGCTGGTTGTCCTCACTGCGAGCGGTTGCGGTGCTGGGTTGTATGGTGGCTGTGATCGCACTGTTTTTGTCCTGGCGACATGAGGCCAGCGAGCGTGTGTCGGATGAGCCTGTCATACAACGGCCAGCCATAAAATGGTTGCTGATTTATGCCGGGGTTGGCGGCGGCGCGTTGATGCTGGAAATTGGCTGGACGCGTCTGTTCGGGATGGTGATGTTGCGTACGGAATATGTGCTAGCCATTATCCTCGCCGTCTTTTTGCTGGGTATTGGCTTTGGTAGTCTGCTGGCCCGCTACCTCACCCAACGTATCTGGTTCACGCTGTTGCCCATTATCGCCTGCGGTTTTGCAATTCTGAGTCTGTGGTGGTTGCCGGTGCTGTCGGCCTGGCTCGAAGAGGGGCGATTCTCTTCGCTGTCAGCGGCGCTGTGGCTACAGGGGTCCGCGGTGGTCAGCCTGACTCTGCCGGTAACGCTGGTGCTGGGTGCATGGTTGCCCCTGCTGGCCATGCGCCTGGGTGATCGCTTTCAGAGTGGCGTCTGGCTTTATGGTGCCAATTCCTTGGGCGCCGCAGGCGGGGCTTTGCTGGCAGGTTTCGTGTTGATCCCGAGCATCGGCAGTAGTGCCACGGTCGCCACCGGCGCCATTTTGCTGCTAGTTCTGGGTCTCAGTATGGCGCAGGCCTGGACGTCCCGGCCGGTCTGGGGCGCAGTGCTGGTGCTGGGCCTTGCGGTGTTGCCGGTGCTGGAAATGCCCAGTATTTCTGAATTGTTGCCGCAGGCCTATGGTGATGCGCGGCTGCTGAAGCTGAATGAAGATGCCATTTCCATCACCCATGTGGTGGAACGTCCGGATGGACAGCGTCTGTTACTGGCGGATATGCGTCGTATGGATGCCTCTTCCGACCCCACGGCAGTGGTGGTGCAAATGAACCAGGTGCGCCTGCCGTTGCTGCTACACCCCGAACCGCATAACGTACTGTTCCTGGGCCTGGGTACCGGGATATCCGCAGCGGCCTCCCTCGCCTATCCCCAGCTGCAACGTACAGCCGTAGAATTATCGTTAGGCGCAATCAGCGCGGCACGCAACGAATTCGCCTTGGTTAACCGGGGCGTGACCGAGTCAATGCGTATTGTGCGTGATGACGCGCGGCATTTTTTACAAAGTAATCCCGAACGGTTTGACGTGATTGTGGGCGACCTTTTTCATCCTGACCTGGTAGGGCGCAGTGCATTGCTGTCACGACAGCAATTTGAACGTGCCCGCAATCATCTGGCACCGGGTGGGGTGTTCGTACAATGGTTGGCGCTCAATCAATTCGATGTGAATAACCTGCAAGTGGTGTTACAGACTTTTAGGCAGGCCTTTCCAGATGCGGTTATTTTTGTCGATGCCTTTCGCCTGGCGATGGTGGGCGTGCGTGATGGCGAGATCAACAGCGAACAGCTATTGGCAAATATGCAGCGCCTGTCTTCGGTGCAACAGGATGAGGCGACCGGAGGTGAGGGCACCTGGACCTGGCTGGGCCGTTACTGGGGTCATATCCCGCCACTCAAAACTGCCATCCAGGATGAGTGGGCGCCGGTGATCGAATATCAGTTACCGGGGGCGCGTTATAGCGGTGGCCTGGACCTGTCACAGGTGCTGTCCTGGCTGGTGTCCGTGCGCCCGGGGATTGATGCTGCAGCCCGGCAGTTGCAGGTTAAGGGCGACCATTTTCCCTATTTTGAACGGGCCTACGCGGCGACTGAGCTGGCCCACCGAAGCTGGTTGGCCCTGTTGCGCGAGCAGTCCGCAGAGGGCCGACGTTTGTTACCCCTGGCCTACCAGGCAAACCCAAGGGATCGGTGGGTCGGTTTTGCATTGGCCGATGCCGTGCTGCTGGATCGCACGGCTGCGCAGGCGCGAGGAGTGAGTGAGCGGCAGTTGCTGGAGTCGGTATTGAAGATCCGCCCGGATCATGTCGAGGCCCTGAGAGGGTTGTGGCGGCTGGCAGAAGCCGCGGGTAACACAGCGCAGGCAGGCCATTATCGACAACGGTTTGCCGCACTGAGTCCGCTGTCCATCGAACTTCACGAGTCCCCTTAA
- the coaD gene encoding pantetheine-phosphate adenylyltransferase yields MPNIAIYPGTFDPITHGHTDLIERASHLFDQVIVAVVARPAKNTVFTLDERLSLVAIALAGQKGVEVCSFEGLLVEFARQKGARAILRGLRAVSDFDYEFQLAGMNRKLAPDIETLFLTPAEQYANISSSLVKEIAALGGDVSPFVHKEIVAELAKKLR; encoded by the coding sequence ATGCCTAACATCGCCATCTATCCCGGAACCTTTGACCCGATCACGCACGGACACACCGATCTGATCGAGCGGGCCAGCCATCTGTTCGACCAGGTCATCGTCGCCGTGGTGGCCAGACCCGCAAAAAATACAGTCTTCACACTCGACGAGCGACTGAGCCTGGTTGCCATTGCGCTGGCGGGGCAAAAGGGGGTGGAGGTCTGTAGTTTCGAGGGACTGCTGGTGGAATTTGCCCGCCAGAAGGGGGCCCGGGCCATCCTCCGCGGGCTGCGTGCGGTGTCCGATTTTGACTATGAATTTCAGCTGGCGGGCATGAACCGCAAGCTCGCGCCCGATATCGAAACCCTGTTCCTGACCCCGGCCGAGCAATATGCCAATATCTCTTCCTCCCTGGTCAAGGAAATTGCAGCACTAGGAGGGGATGTCTCCCCCTTCGTCCACAAAGAAATCGTGGCTGAACTGGCCAAAAAATTGCGTTAA
- a CDS encoding 4Fe-4S dicluster domain-containing protein: protein MSRNDSLSQIPIIVEPANSGMRFHWRRRLTQFLFIAIAIIIPVSGLLRIDLVTGAFVVLDRQIWWADFFLIFGLWMLLASGMVMLYSTVGTAFCGWACPQNTLSEIANEWTYRLLGKRADVSVSGDRMKVAASKNRFINWLLLGLILLAMSMLLAFIPLFYFYPPDVIWSFVTFRDDERLADSLHYIYFICMLVVLVDVSFIRHFWCRFMCVYRVWQHGFKTHQTLKLAYDESRAAQCEKCNYCSTVCFIGLDPRNTDMYDSCINCGECVDACNTLQAKKGESGLLSFTKGATETHKSKRNLASMSLRMRWTLPFSALGLGMFIWGLVSYDYYHLAVYRADQQFATSIRDYRIAVSNKLYRNAELKVSIEGIAADKYSLSDNVARFDSAGRIDLMLHMKPNVPPGLHSFLVHVNAMDGWHTAYRVQHFVEKTPL from the coding sequence ATGAGCCGTAACGATTCTCTTAGTCAGATTCCCATTATCGTCGAACCCGCCAATAGCGGCATGCGGTTTCATTGGCGACGTCGATTGACGCAGTTTTTGTTTATCGCAATTGCGATTATTATTCCGGTCAGCGGCCTGTTGCGCATTGATCTGGTGACGGGCGCCTTTGTGGTATTGGATCGCCAGATCTGGTGGGCCGACTTCTTTTTAATCTTTGGTTTGTGGATGCTGCTGGCCAGCGGCATGGTGATGTTGTATTCCACCGTTGGAACCGCTTTTTGTGGTTGGGCCTGCCCGCAAAATACCCTGTCTGAAATCGCCAACGAATGGACCTACCGCCTGTTGGGCAAGCGTGCCGACGTGAGTGTTTCCGGCGATAGAATGAAAGTGGCCGCGAGCAAAAACCGCTTTATCAATTGGTTGCTGTTGGGACTGATCCTGCTGGCAATGTCGATGTTGCTGGCCTTCATTCCCCTGTTTTATTTTTATCCGCCGGATGTAATCTGGTCGTTCGTGACCTTTCGGGATGATGAGCGGCTCGCCGACTCGCTGCATTATATCTATTTTATCTGTATGCTTGTGGTGCTGGTTGATGTCAGTTTTATCCGACATTTCTGGTGCCGGTTCATGTGCGTTTATCGCGTCTGGCAACACGGCTTTAAAACGCATCAGACGCTCAAGCTGGCCTATGATGAATCGCGCGCTGCGCAGTGTGAAAAATGTAACTATTGTAGCACCGTGTGTTTTATTGGACTCGATCCCCGCAATACAGATATGTATGACAGTTGCATTAACTGCGGTGAATGTGTTGATGCCTGTAATACCCTGCAGGCAAAAAAGGGCGAGTCGGGTCTGTTGAGTTTCACCAAGGGCGCCACCGAGACGCACAAATCAAAGCGTAATCTTGCCTCCATGTCGCTGCGCATGCGCTGGACCTTGCCGTTTAGTGCCCTGGGCCTGGGAATGTTTATCTGGGGGCTGGTGAGTTATGACTATTACCACCTGGCGGTTTATCGTGCCGATCAGCAATTTGCTACCTCAATCCGTGATTATCGCATCGCTGTATCCAACAAGCTCTATCGCAATGCCGAATTAAAGGTCAGTATTGAAGGCATTGCGGCAGACAAATATAGTCTGTCGGATAATGTGGCGCGGTTCGATAGCGCGGGACGAATTGATCTGATGCTGCACATGAAGCCTAATGTTCCGCCGGGGCTACACTCATTTTTGGTGCATGTGAATGCGATGGATGGCTGGCACACGGCTTATCGCGTCCAGCATTTTGTCGAAAAGACGCCATTGTAA
- the hemF gene encoding oxygen-dependent coproporphyrinogen oxidase: protein MSQPDIQAIKDYLLDLQDRICAGIAAEDGSAGFLEDNWERETGGGGGRTRVLTDGAVFEQAGINFSHVSGGNLPASATAHRPELAGRTFEALGVSLVIHPKNPYAPTSHANVRFFIAEKAGEDPIWWFGGGFDLTPYYPFEEDVIHWHQMSKNACDPFGPEVYPRYKKWCDDYFFLKHRGETRGVGGLFFDDLNEWGFDKSFAFMRSVGDHYLEAYRPIVARRKHTEYGERERDFQLYRRGRYVEYNLVYDRGTLFGLQTGGRTESILMSLPPLVKWRYNWRPDAGSPEAVLYDDYLHPRDWSDFLQ from the coding sequence ATGAGCCAACCTGACATCCAGGCAATAAAAGACTACCTACTCGATTTACAGGACCGGATCTGCGCGGGTATCGCCGCAGAAGACGGCAGCGCCGGTTTTCTTGAGGACAACTGGGAGCGTGAGACCGGCGGGGGCGGCGGACGCACCCGTGTGCTCACCGATGGTGCCGTGTTTGAACAGGCCGGCATCAATTTCTCACACGTGTCCGGCGGCAACCTGCCTGCCTCTGCCACCGCCCACCGCCCGGAACTGGCCGGGCGGACCTTCGAGGCCCTCGGCGTGTCGCTGGTGATCCATCCCAAAAACCCCTATGCGCCGACCTCCCATGCCAACGTGCGGTTTTTTATCGCCGAAAAAGCGGGAGAGGATCCCATCTGGTGGTTTGGTGGCGGCTTCGACCTCACCCCCTACTACCCCTTTGAGGAGGATGTGATTCACTGGCACCAGATGTCGAAAAATGCCTGTGATCCCTTTGGCCCCGAGGTCTACCCGCGCTATAAAAAATGGTGCGATGACTATTTCTTCCTCAAACACCGGGGTGAAACCCGCGGCGTTGGCGGCCTGTTTTTCGATGACCTCAACGAGTGGGGATTCGACAAAAGCTTCGCCTTCATGCGTAGCGTCGGGGATCATTACCTTGAGGCCTATCGCCCCATCGTCGCCCGGCGCAAGCATACCGAATACGGCGAGCGAGAGCGCGATTTCCAGTTATACCGTCGTGGCCGCTATGTGGAATACAACCTGGTTTATGATCGTGGCACGCTGTTCGGTCTGCAGACCGGCGGACGCACCGAGTCCATTTTGATGTCACTGCCGCCGCTGGTGAAATGGCGTTACAACTGGCGGCCCGACGCCGGCAGCCCCGAGGCGGTGCTCTATGACGACTACCTGCATCCCCGTGACTGGTCGGACTTCCTGCAGTAG
- the rsmD gene encoding 16S rRNA (guanine(966)-N(2))-methyltransferase RsmD produces the protein MTTTCIPVTGRTSCSREKRLTRRPQKSPGRQNRLRIIGGQWRGRKLDFPDAEGLRPTPDRVRETLFNWLQGYVADARCLDLFAGSGALGLEALSRGAARAVLVENHPAAIHQLEANLRTLGCTTGVVSPLPVATFLERGPGGVTYDLVFLDPPFGRGFIQGSILLLDKLQWLSPQAHVYLEMEATSPVPELPASWQLIREQTAGQVRYCLIRTA, from the coding sequence ATGACGACTACCTGCATCCCCGTGACTGGTCGGACTTCCTGCAGTAGAGAAAAACGACTGACTCGGCGGCCCCAAAAATCACCCGGCAGACAAAACCGCCTGCGCATCATCGGCGGTCAATGGCGTGGCCGCAAACTGGATTTTCCGGATGCCGAAGGGCTGCGTCCCACCCCCGATCGGGTGCGCGAAACCCTGTTCAACTGGCTACAGGGGTATGTCGCCGATGCCCGCTGTCTGGACCTGTTCGCCGGCAGTGGCGCCCTGGGGCTTGAGGCACTGTCTCGCGGGGCGGCCCGTGCGGTACTGGTGGAAAACCACCCCGCGGCCATCCACCAGCTAGAGGCGAATCTACGCACCCTCGGCTGCACCACGGGGGTGGTTTCCCCACTGCCGGTGGCGACCTTCCTGGAGCGCGGACCGGGCGGCGTCACCTACGACCTGGTGTTTCTCGACCCGCCCTTTGGCAGGGGGTTCATCCAGGGCAGTATCCTGCTACTAGACAAGCTCCAGTGGCTGAGCCCGCAGGCCCACGTCTACCTGGAGATGGAGGCGACATCGCCCGTCCCCGAACTGCCCGCAAGCTGGCAGCTGATTCGCGAACAGACCGCCGGCCAGGTGCGCTACTGCCTGATCCGCACCGCTTAA
- a CDS encoding ligand-binding protein SH3 — protein sequence MSGFIPNFAHDGVVTVNRVILKDGYSVDDLQERVALLCENVKTYHSDTGFVGGLVALNTGNISNEGSTVGKAVESDMKGREALIITFWNSFEEHEASHRSDTFQPLFQKVIDICENGNEEIAYEMLWSGKAYDEEQARAAKEAKAKHAA from the coding sequence ATGTCTGGATTCATCCCGAACTTTGCTCACGACGGCGTGGTCACCGTCAACCGCGTCATTCTCAAAGATGGCTACAGTGTCGACGACCTGCAGGAGCGCGTCGCCCTGCTGTGTGAAAACGTCAAAACCTATCACTCGGACACCGGTTTTGTTGGCGGGCTCGTCGCCCTCAACACCGGCAATATCTCCAACGAAGGCTCCACCGTCGGCAAGGCCGTGGAGAGCGATATGAAGGGCAGAGAGGCCCTGATCATCACCTTCTGGAATTCCTTCGAGGAACACGAGGCCTCACACCGCAGCGACACCTTCCAGCCACTGTTTCAGAAGGTGATCGATATCTGTGAAAACGGCAACGAAGAGATCGCCTACGAAATGCTGTGGTCGGGCAAGGCCTACGATGAGGAACAGGCCAGGGCCGCCAAAGAGGCCAAGGCCAAACACGCGGCATAA
- a CDS encoding SUMF1/EgtB/PvdO family nonheme iron enzyme: MQHKEKTYQIKLTSQEQQKRERYLAATIITCIAAAMVFGALHVVKLGANRMADMKDRATYDLADMKDHIRAAGEDIERHRHHESQKQATRTYAWNEVEALLTPEQWADISTEVSIPAGPFLMGTDSERADKFNRPQHEVVLPEYQIDKYPVTYAEYARFVVMTKHRPPLDWTEGTIPDGKTLYPVTMVAWNDAVDYCAWAGKRLPTEAEWEKAARGTDGRRWPWGNTMDASRLNTYYHVGSSTQVMKYKAGVSPYGVYDLAGNVSEWTASDFTPYQGSTEDSDVFQPKKMQATSAADRGMKVADLVAVDGVYKVRRGGSWKSDPFSTSAYHRNFSLPYYASDFFGFRCARNAPATADPQMITK, encoded by the coding sequence ATGCAGCACAAGGAAAAAACTTATCAAATCAAGCTGACGTCGCAAGAACAGCAGAAACGTGAGCGCTATCTTGCGGCCACCATAATTACCTGCATTGCTGCAGCAATGGTCTTTGGGGCCCTACATGTGGTGAAACTGGGTGCAAACCGTATGGCCGATATGAAAGATCGCGCCACCTATGATTTGGCCGATATGAAAGATCACATCCGCGCCGCTGGTGAGGACATCGAGCGTCACCGCCACCATGAATCGCAGAAGCAGGCGACCAGGACCTATGCCTGGAATGAGGTCGAGGCGTTACTGACGCCCGAGCAGTGGGCAGACATAAGTACTGAAGTGTCGATTCCGGCAGGGCCGTTTTTGATGGGTACCGATTCGGAGCGGGCGGATAAATTTAATCGTCCCCAACACGAGGTTGTATTGCCTGAGTACCAGATTGACAAATATCCGGTGACCTATGCGGAGTATGCGCGCTTTGTAGTTATGACGAAGCATCGCCCACCCCTCGACTGGACCGAGGGGACAATCCCGGACGGAAAGACGTTGTACCCGGTAACCATGGTGGCATGGAATGACGCGGTTGATTACTGTGCCTGGGCAGGAAAACGCTTGCCCACGGAGGCCGAATGGGAGAAGGCGGCTCGGGGTACAGATGGGCGTCGCTGGCCCTGGGGTAACACGATGGATGCCAGCAGGTTGAATACCTATTATCACGTCGGTTCGAGCACGCAAGTCATGAAATATAAAGCCGGTGTAAGCCCGTATGGCGTTTACGATTTGGCCGGTAATGTGAGCGAATGGACGGCCAGTGATTTCACCCCATATCAGGGTTCGACTGAAGACAGTGATGTGTTTCAGCCTAAAAAAATGCAGGCCACCAGTGCGGCAGATCGTGGTATGAAAGTGGCGGACCTGGTGGCCGTGGATGGTGTTTACAAGGTTCGGCGCGGTGGCTCCTGGAAGAGCGATCCATTTTCGACATCCGCGTATCACCGGAACTTCTCGCTTCCCTATTATGCCTCAGACTTTTTCGGGTTTCGTTGCGCCAGAAATGCGCCAGCAACAGCTGACCCTCAAATGATAACCAAGTGA
- a CDS encoding cbb3-type cytochrome c oxidase subunit I, whose product MQTPPDAHSDAGSAPVPTASGEYRRLIKFIGVSSFCLFVGTVHGVLQVIRPIRAWLDSIGSPYGGPGHLIDPLAHAHINVVGGVVVFLMGATYYLLPRMSGVSLYSQRLVEHTFWWTSLGIAGFYSTLMSFGIMEGRALLEDPSLVAGIHRFYGPTIATVSTIMGIGFWVYFANIFLTIRKIRRTS is encoded by the coding sequence ATGCAAACTCCACCCGACGCACATTCAGACGCAGGCTCAGCACCCGTACCCACGGCATCCGGTGAATATCGCCGCCTGATAAAATTCATCGGCGTATCCTCTTTTTGCCTGTTCGTCGGCACCGTCCACGGTGTACTGCAGGTTATCCGCCCGATCCGCGCCTGGCTCGACAGCATCGGTAGTCCCTACGGCGGCCCGGGCCACCTCATTGATCCCCTGGCCCATGCCCACATCAATGTGGTGGGCGGCGTGGTGGTCTTCCTGATGGGCGCAACCTATTATCTGCTGCCCAGGATGAGTGGTGTCAGCCTCTACTCACAACGACTGGTGGAACACACCTTTTGGTGGACGAGCCTTGGCATCGCGGGATTTTATAGCACGCTGATGAGCTTCGGCATCATGGAAGGGCGCGCCCTGCTGGAGGACCCCAGTCTGGTGGCCGGCATCCATCGCTTCTACGGCCCGACCATTGCTACCGTCTCCACAATCATGGGCATCGGTTTCTGGGTGTATTTTGCCAATATATTTCTCACCATCCGGAAGATCCGCCGCACATCATGA
- a CDS encoding YfhL family 4Fe-4S dicluster ferredoxin, translating to MALIITDECINCDVCEPECPNGAITQGEEIYEIDPDLCTECVGHYETSQCVDVCPVDCIPFDPNHRESQDELRAKYEHLMAKSA from the coding sequence ATGGCCTTAATCATTACTGATGAATGCATCAACTGTGATGTCTGTGAACCCGAATGCCCCAACGGGGCCATCACCCAGGGTGAAGAGATCTACGAAATCGATCCGGACCTGTGTACCGAGTGCGTCGGCCACTACGAGACGTCACAGTGCGTTGACGTCTGCCCGGTGGACTGCATTCCGTTCGACCCGAATCACCGGGAAAGCCAGGACGAGCTGCGCGCCAAATATGAACACCTCATGGCGAAAAGCGCCTGA
- a CDS encoding L-threonylcarbamoyladenylate synthase: MTRWQLSQAARTLHAGGIIAYPTEAVFGLGCDPLNAEAVQRLLAIKQRPMHKGLILIASRLEQLQPFIAPLDEAALTLLRESWPGPITWLLPARADTPRWLRGEHASIAARVTAHPFAAALCEAAGHALVSTSANPAGLPPAREPLRVRKYFPTQLDAILSGAVDRQASPTPIRDLTSKKLIRPGKS; this comes from the coding sequence ATGACCCGCTGGCAACTTAGCCAGGCCGCACGCACCCTCCATGCCGGGGGCATCATCGCCTATCCCACCGAGGCGGTGTTCGGGCTGGGCTGCGACCCGCTCAATGCCGAGGCCGTACAGCGCCTGCTGGCGATCAAACAGCGGCCGATGCATAAGGGGCTGATCCTCATTGCCTCCCGCCTTGAGCAGCTTCAGCCCTTCATTGCACCACTGGATGAGGCCGCCCTGACACTATTACGGGAGAGCTGGCCCGGCCCGATCACCTGGCTGCTGCCGGCGCGGGCCGACACCCCCCGCTGGCTTCGGGGGGAACACGCAAGCATCGCCGCGCGAGTGACCGCTCACCCTTTTGCTGCGGCCCTGTGTGAGGCCGCCGGTCACGCCCTGGTATCCACCAGCGCCAATCCCGCTGGCCTGCCACCCGCCCGCGAGCCTCTGCGGGTGCGCAAATATTTCCCCACCCAGCTCGACGCCATTCTGAGCGGTGCGGTCGACCGACAGGCCAGCCCCACCCCCATTCGGGATCTGACCTCAAAAAAACTTATACGCCCCGGCAAGTCATAA